The Deinococcus sedimenti genome segment GCGGCGTCCAGAAGCAGGCGACGCAATTCGAGTTCCTGCATGGCCAGAGCCGCCAGGTCCTGCAGACTGTGCAGGTCTTCACTGGACAGCGGATGTGGGCGGTCATCCGTCACGCACAGCGTGCCGATCCGGTGACCGGCCGGAGTGAGAAGCGGCGCGCCCGCGTACATGCAGATGCGGGGCTCACCCGTGACCATGGGGTTGTCATGAAAGCGGGGATCCGTCCGGGCATCCTCGACCACGAACGGCTCGTCCCCGTTGATCGTCCAGGCGCAGAAGGAGTGTTCCCGGGGCGCCTCGGTGTCGGTCAGGCCGACCATGGCTTTGCCCCACTGCCGGTACTGATCAACGAAGTTGAGAACGGCGACGGGCGTGCGCAGCAGGCGCGCGGCGAGCCGGGTGATGCGGTTGAACGGGTCTTCCCGATCGGTGTCGAGCACGCGGTACCGCGCCAGATCGAGCAGGCGCGCGGCTTCATCGGAGGGGGTGGGCGCTGCACTCATGGGATCACCTCACGAGGTGGGACTGGGTCGGACGGAAACCGTGTCAGGTGGGCGGATGGTCACTACCTTACGGCCTGTCAGTGGGGAGATTCAT includes the following:
- a CDS encoding GAF domain-containing protein, with protein sequence MSAAPTPSDEAARLLDLARYRVLDTDREDPFNRITRLAARLLRTPVAVLNFVDQYRQWGKAMVGLTDTEAPREHSFCAWTINGDEPFVVEDARTDPRFHDNPMVTGEPRICMYAGAPLLTPAGHRIGTLCVTDDRPHPLSSEDLHSLQDLAALAMQELELRRLLLDAA